The following is a genomic window from Miltoncostaea oceani.
AGCCGCTGAAGGGCGCCATGGGCCCCGCCGCGTACCTGGCGGGCGCCGTCCGCTCGGCGGTCACCGGCCGCCCCCTGCAGGCGACGGTGCGCTGCGACGACCGGGAGGTGTTCAGCGGTCCCGCCTGGCAGGTGATGGTCGCCTGCTCCGGGGCGTTCGGGGCGGGTTCGCGCATCGCGGAGGCCGACCCCACCGACGGGCTGCTCGACGTGGTGGTGCTGGAGGCCGGCCCGCGCCTGCGCCTCGTGCGCCACGCCCGCGCGCTCCGCGCCGGGATGATCACCGGGCAGCCGGGCGTCCACGCCGACCGGGGGTCGCGGATCACGCTCACCCTGCCGGGCGGCGCCGGGGTCAACATCGACGGCGAGCTGGTCGACGCGGCGCCCGGCTTCACCGTCGAGCCCGCGCACTTCTCCCTGGTGACGGCGTGAACCGGCGCTGGCCGGCCGGGATCCTCGCGACCGCGGCGCTCTGGTACGCGAGCGACTCGCTGCGGCACCGGCGCGAGGGGGGCCGCGGCTACGAGCTGGAGGACTCACCCGAGGTCGGCTCCGAGGGCTTCCTGCGGGCCGCGGAGGCGCTGACGCAGGCCCCGATCACGCGCGGCA
Proteins encoded in this region:
- a CDS encoding diacylglycerol/lipid kinase family protein is translated as MHITLLVNERSGSGGGPSPDELTALLEGAGADVTRLPVDAAGRAAEGGPERIVVAGGDGSIAPAADAAGAAGIPLAVVPSGTANDFARRMGVPDDPAEACRLAVTGPGRHVLDLGRMDGRPFVNVATAGLSVMAARAAQPLKGAMGPAAYLAGAVRSAVTGRPLQATVRCDDREVFSGPAWQVMVACSGAFGAGSRIAEADPTDGLLDVVVLEAGPRLRLVRHARALRAGMITGQPGVHADRGSRITLTLPGGAGVNIDGELVDAAPGFTVEPAHFSLVTA